Proteins found in one Carcharodon carcharias isolate sCarCar2 chromosome 8, sCarCar2.pri, whole genome shotgun sequence genomic segment:
- the LOC121281555 gene encoding cytochrome b-c1 complex subunit 9-like has product MSVLRQVYNLMFKRTSPFTLNILLGSIFFKRVFDQARDAVFEHINEGKFWEHIKHNYEKK; this is encoded by the coding sequence ATGTCAGTGTTGAGGCAGGTTTACAACTTGATGTTCAAGAGAACTTCCCCCTTCACATTGAACATTTTGCTGGGCTCCATCTTCTTCAAGAGGGTGTTCGACCAAGCCAGAGATGCTGTGTTTGAGCACATCAATGAGGGGAAATTCTGGGAACACATCAAACACAATTATGAGAAAAAGTGa